The genomic segment AGACCAAATAAATTagtaagttaaaaaaatagGTTTCAAAATAAGATTTCATTTAGCGGAAAACATATCCACTGGATGAGAAATGAATTccaaatcacatgtgaataagctttTTCACGCgataaaccataaaaaaaaaaacataatggcGACGACAGACGAAAACAGCATTATTCATAATACATAAAGCCACTGGCGCATATCCGCCTGTACTTTGAAGCGGCGTGCGGAATTTAACTGTAGTTGGCGATTTAAGTTTGCCAAACAAATGTActcattattttaaatgaagcgCCATTCTCAGTGTTTGGATTCAACATGTTCGTATAACACGCAACTTTTCATAAACCATGCAGATGAATGTCCGAAAGAAACAAATGATCATCCTCCTTCTCTTCGttatggaagcccatttccgccatgaaaaaaaagaccaacaggaagtcataatttcaacgttcaaagtcataatttcgatttttccaaaaaaacagACATGCTGTCTTGTGTCAGATTTACACAGTATTCCATTTGATCTGTCTAAccaggaaaacagatttttcttctaTTAATGGATTATAAACAAATTGAGGAGTATTTCAGATGTGGTTTAACCAATGATGAAATTCTTGCTTTGCTGGCTGAGGTTCATGGGGTTATTCTTAGCAAGAGGACACTAGAAAGGATTCTTAATAAGAAGAAACTTTGGCGCCGAAAGAACAAAACTGATGTGAGTGTAGTGGCAGCTTTCATTCGTCAGCAACTTGAAACCTCTGGACAATGTCACGGATATCGATGGATGCGCCAAAAATGCTGGATGAATGGTATTGTTACAGACAGGGAAACAGTTCAAGTCCTTTTACGCTTACTAGATGGTGAAGGAGTAGACCTAAGGTCAAGAAATCGACTGAGGAGACGGATTTACTATAGTCGTGGTCCAAACTATGTTTGGCATATGGACGGCTACGATAAGCTCAAACCATTTGGAATTGGGATCAATGGTTGCATTGACGGTTTTTCCAGAAGGCTAATATGGCTTGAGgcatacaaaacaaataacgATCCGAGAGTCATTGCTGGATACTTCATGGATGCAGTGATTAAAGCTGAGGGTTGTCCTGAAAGACTTAGAGTGGATTTAgggacagaaaatgttaatgCAGCTGACATGCAAAGATATTTGCATCTTACAGAAGATCAACCTCAAAGTGATAATGTAATATTTGGTCCAAGCACTGGAAATCAGCGGATTGAAAGATGGTGGTTGACCCTGCGAAGTGAATGTATCCAGTTCTGGATGGACCTCTTTGACAAACTGAAAGCAGATGGACACTTCTCGGATAACTCCTTGGACAAAGCCTTGATCCAGTTCTGTTTTCTCCACATAATACAGGTGAGCTTGATTTGagctgctctgtcttctcacctattgaaaatatttatgattgCCATAAAGTGGTTATGATgtgcaaagatttattttctgagtaTGATAGTAAATTAATAGCATATCTTAAATATTGCACAGATTGCATGTTTGGGTAGTTGCTTGATTTAAACTTCCCTGTTTTTGGATAAATAACAGTCGTGCTAGATTTACACTTCCGTTTTacttttgaatgtttatttcaaagctATGAGTTTAGtctggttttttgttttcttctagaAAGAACTAAATGAAGTTGTTTCAGCTTGGAACCACCACAGGATACATCCAACACACAATTCACAAAGTCCTCATGGGCGACCATTCATGATGTACACAGTACCTGAAGTGTATGGAACCAGAGACTATCTACACAGCATTGATCTGAACAGGGTTGAAGCCTGCTAGGAAAACTgtgttttcaaaaactttccaTGCGATGAAGATGTCTTCAGTATCTGTGTGGACCTGATTTCAGAGCATAACCTGAATGTCACAGATGATGTGTTTGCAACAACTGATCTATACAGCTGATTACCAGAGATTTGGAGCTGCAttgataaatgtaaaaacattttgttgcgtTGACAGTTTGCTACCTCGTCCCTAATTTGGACTTCAGTAGATATTTGATGACATTCTGAGAGTGGCAGCATTTGCTTCAACACATTGTTGCACCAGTATAAAGATGGGTCAAAGCCATTCACAAGCTCTGTAACTAAGCAAAAAGAGACACTAAAATAAGATAAATCATGCTGAGCTGATAAAATAAGTCTGacattagaaaaacatattGATGCATTGGACAGAtgatttttggttttgataTTTTCCCTTTATTATCAATATCATTGCATTGCAGTTTGAACATTATGCTGATTACTAAACAGGAAATAAAGGAATTGAGAACTGCTGTAGAAACCTCATTATTTTTCAGGTGTGCAACACAATGCTGATTTAAAGCTTCCCCCACCCCAAATAAATCACACATATAAACTGGAAAAAGCGCTTTATTGaacttcaaaattaaagtcTCTATTTAGCTATTAGAGAAGCCTTtgagtgttttaaaataattatttaagatAATGACAATGCTtcaaggtgtaaaaaaaaagaaagaaaaaagtgttctttttcagttgttttctggtTAAATCTGATATTGAGCTATTGCAATGGCACCAATCtgttattgaaaatatttaaggttatgtttacttaaaacaaaaatataaataaaatgctgagtaaacaaaagaacatttttgaggAACAAGGGTAAATGAAACACTTTACTCCATTTCTTCCAGAACTGCATTCAAACAGAGTAGCAACATGTTCATCCactgaacatttaaattatgtgactgatataagaaacaaaacatcagaaattattcagaaattatttatgcAACTAAGAGCTGCTTGTTTACAAGCGCGGCGGccatattgcatttttaattgtgGAACAAACCAACTTTTGCAGcctcaagtaaaattaaaagtaaaaaaaaattctagtaacaatataaaatatttaaatgtgataaacccaaaatattgagaaaatacattttactgccAACTCAAATTTATGCTTTAAACTTCAACTTTGGAGTACTTTAacagaaaacccccccaaaaacacTAGTAGTGGAGGGCCTACTGTGACATTGCAGGTCTTATAAATActccagagaaaaataaattgcaaaaagTAGAAACTCTGTGGAGTTAAGATGAGCTAAAACATCTTGTTAAGATAATGCTAAACtttgaaagtttaaaacaaaaagatttggtaacactttatttgaaggggtttgcgtaagactgacatgacactgtcataaacatgacataatatctgtcatgaacatgaagtcgaatgtttatgacagttgtcatgaagtgtcattcggtaaataacgacacttttaatgcaaagttgctctaaaagttgcattgaaaGTCCATCAAaggtgccaactttgcattaaattaTCATAATTCACAAAAtcatgcaaagttggcacttttactggacttttaatgcaacttttagagcaactttgcattaaaagtgtcattatttaccaaatgacacttcatgacaactgtcataaacattcataaagactccttcatgttcatgacagatattgtcatgtttatgacagtgtcatcaTGTcatcttatgcacaccccttcaaataaggTGTTACCAAAGATTCCTTAAACTCACATGTTCTTCAGCTGAAGTCTGTTAGACTATATCCATCACCCATACACTACTCTCTAGGACCTTGTTTATTTCGTGTCGAAACTCTGGATAGTTATCATAATTAACTGGCAACTCTAAGTAGCAACCGCATGTGTGGGCAACTGGCCGTCTCTGAATACCTTGAAGTTGAGTGAAGCTAACACTGATAgttttttgaagaaacaaatcAGATCCTGTGCAGAACCACAGAAAAAGTGACAGGTGTTGTGAGTCTGATTCTCTGAGATAAGAACTTACAtatttgctgatgtttttctgcagtgCATTCATGACTGCAGGATATACAATTGAATGTATAACCTTTCTTAATGTTGGCTGGAGATTTTCATATGCAGCTGTAATACTTTCCATCTCTGACCTCAGCGGGGAAAGGACAGTTCTCCACTGCTTAATAACAAAGGCAGGTTCCTGAATGAGCTTTTGGTGGGCAAGCTCCTCAAGTACTAGCTCTATGTTATCAGCTGTTGGTACTCTTCGACAGTTATGGATATCCATGATTTCCAGAAGCTCTTCTTTGTCAACACTCTGAAAATCTGAAAGACAAGATTCAAACACCATCCGATCGTACTCTGTAACATACCTTAAGAAGCTATCGACAAGAGGACTCTTTATAGAACCAAGAACTGCTTGTTCCAGTATTACTGGAGCTAGTTTTATAGGCAGGTACTTCTGTTTTTGCCAGCCAAAGGCAATAATTCGGCCAATGCTTTCCCATTGTTGCTGTCCAAAATCATGATGCAAGTAGGGCACCTTAAAGTTATTGCCCATTGTGCACTGTTCATAAAAGTCCTGCCAAAATTCTGAGAGGACATCCCTCAAAACTCCTCCATCATCAACAGCCTTTTCTTGCCTTCCATCAGGGAGCACCACTTGAATACATATGTCCTCCTGAGTGACACCTGgatcacaaaaatgtgaaattagtTCTTTCAGGATCTGGCCACGGTGAAGAACAAGGATTTTCTTAATCCCTTCTCTCTGAACAATCGGCTCGTTCAAAGAATCaaattgtgaagaagaaagCACTGGAGTAGATGGCTGTGGAGACAGAGGAAGGGTGTCATCAAGACTGAGACCATCTGTGTCAGAAATGTGTCCTGTGAAAAAGGTAACAGTGCCACTGTCTTCTAAAATGTCCCCATTGATTCCTGCGTCTAGCTCTTGGACATTGGACAAATCACCCATGTCATCAGTAGAGTGAACTAGGTGAACATTatcactgctgctgtttgtcagGACACTGCTGGTTCCAACATATATGGCATCAATGCTGTCTGGTGCTTTGGATTGAGTCAGTGGTGTGCAAACTTGAGAGTAAGTAGAAAACCTTAAAGTGTCTTGGTCATTTCCACTGGGGTTGTCTGGTTCTGAGTCGCTGCCAGTGTCCTTCTTTTTGGTTGTTAGGTAAAAACGCAAAACAGGTAGTTTTGTCTGCTCATAAAGTTCTCCAACTGTAATATGTTCATCAAGTGAATGTTCCTGGAAATCTGTCATGTCAACCTCAAAATCTGTAATTCTTCCATGTGAATTTCTTTGAGACGGAAAAAACAAACCCACTGCCTTTTCaattaagtcattttttctACATTCCTTTGACACATCAATTTTTCTTGTTCCACCACCTTTCTTTGTCCGAACTTTAAAAAACTTCCCATCTCGAGAATTCATCCATCCTATCTCAACTTTTCGAACAGTTTTTTGAGCATTTCCGATGCTAACATTTTCTGAGATCTGCTTTTGATCGTTGCCTTTGTTCCTTGAAATCTTGGCTCTCAGTCGGTCAAAAAGTTTTGATTTCCGGCCAGCAGGATCATTTTCCCTTCGTCTGCAATATCCGAGAAGTGCCAGTCGGTCACCATAAGATGGGAGATACTCCTTAAGCTGCTCATCTGTCATGAGCAGAAGGACACTGGAGTCAatctagaaaacaaaagttaaaacagTTATTTAACCTATAAAAATGGGGGGAAAACCCAGTAAAAACAGCCACATGATAAAACTGATCTGTCTTCACCATGTCTCTATAATAGTGTTGTATGATAACTTCTAAATGTACTGATTTCCTTAGCAATCTAGCTACCTTATCCTTTTGCAGTCGTTGTATGACTTCCTCTGAAACATCCCGTGATTTTAAGAAGTCATATATCTCGTCCATCCTGTGACAATTACACACAATAACTAATGAATAATgtctaataaaacataacattgcaaaaaatttattatGAACATGTGAATAGGGTTGAATGATattactgaaaaacatttcacaattcaagcattttttattattttatatcaattttttttttttttttatatctgaaatactgccaaactggtgatgTGACCTTTCCCATTTTATCCACAGCTTTCACaccataatgtttttttaaaaacatttatgaggcacagtggtgaaacatttcagactcAAGCTCCTGCTAAAATAAAGACGATAGACAACAAAACAGCTGTACAGATCTGCAATAATAAACCAATACACAGAGAAACTACATTaaagtaataaagaaaaatctaccaGTGTCTCCACAACTAAATGGTAAAGTGTAGAGCTTAGGTCTGAAagttctgtttacatttttcccctaaaatatttcaatggtTGAACAATTCTCAAAATGAAATTCCCATCTTTATAAAAGAGTCAAGTGCATGAGCATCATCAGAATGATTTCAGTTTTGATCTtaattactttcatttaaacAGATAATATGATAAATTGGATTTTCACAAGAGTTGCAACTTACCTCTGTTTAGGTTTAGGTTCAGGTCAAAGGAacctcctctgtctcttttgTAGGTATCCTGAAAGTTGAGTAAAGTTGAGgagttaaaattttcaacaGGGCCTGCctgttttggggattttttaagttccttgtttttcaatttttcgtattttgaattgcttttataaatattgtcaATGTAAATCTGTAGATCTCCAGCATTAGCATAAGTGTACATGAAACTGctaagaaaacagtttgaaaactgaTGCATATTGTACTTCCATATTTTTACTCTTGTCTATGTAtcgacaaaaaaaaacaatttaacgGGAAAGATAGTGAATCACATTATGCATAACAAAACGTGCATAAAACGAGCTgtggagcttgttttaacctACTAGCTATTGCTTGTATTTATGCCACAAAATAATTATACATATTAACTTATTGAATTTTTGGAGTACAAACTTCTTATCGcactctgaaataaaaacaatctaattaacggactacttaaaaaaaaaaaactctgttaAATATGCTATATCAAGGTTAGCACGTTTGACGGTTAACCTGCAGCTAGCTCATGTTGCTCAAACAACGAACGACGTACATAACACCACACGATCAAAAAGCAATCAAAACGAAGGaatctaaacaaaatcaaaaatcaaaaaaggcGAACCTACCTTTTACTGACTCTTAACGCAGTAGCAAAGATTGGACCTTGGATTTAGGATCATATTTAACTGGGAGCTGGAGCACGCGGTTATTCTAAGGAGGCTTGTCTCCAACTGCTCCGgtatctcataattatgactttgaaagtcgaaattatgactttgaatctcgaaattatgactttgaatctcataattatgactttgaaagtcaaaattatgactttgaatctcataattatgactttgaaagtcgaaATGATcactttgaatctcataattatgactttgaaagtcgaaattatgactttgaaagtcgaaattatcactttgaatctcataattatgactttgaaagtcgaaattatcactttgaatctcataattatgactttgaaagtcgaaattatcactttgaatctcataattatgactttgaaagtcgaaattatgacttccagttggtctttttttttcatggcggaaatgggcttccataatATGCACCTATTTCGATTTGGCcgtaacccccccccccccaggcTCATGTTAACAGCAGCGTGTGGAGTGGGAAGAGCCGCTCAAACGATGGCTTATCAGCACACATCTGGTTCATAGTGACTGTTAGTGGCCAGCACATATATGGTGATAACAGTTTGGTCACATGGGGCAGATTGCAACTACTGAAACTTGGCCCAAAGAGAAACTTTCAATTCCTtcaattttatatatacatagcCTATATATGATTCAGAAAGGGGGAAATCATTAATGCTGTGAAGAAAAAGTAACAgtaaagaggaagaaaggacAAAAGAGGCCTTGACTGATGGCCTTATctgagctcacacacacacacacacacacacacaccgactgTTTCACTTTTAGAGGAGAGTAATTACGCCAACAACAAGATGATTTACCACATTAATACTCCGTCAATGCAAACACAGAGTTGGTTTCCTCGACTGTTTTTAGGGCAGCAGTTTTCAATAGTTGTCACTGTGTGTGTTGGCTGGATGAACACGGTTCCAGTCCAGCAGTCTAAGAGCCGGGCCTGTGTGTCGCGTCTAATTTATACCCCAGTGAAACGAGAAGTCCTGAATCACCAACAAGAAGATTTCCTAAAATTTAAGATCAACCTAAAATTGTAAGTTTgaatttgaaatcatttttcagtatttgttttaaagacaaactttgGGGAGGGGATTCCTACAACCAGTGATTTTCTCAACTCTAATCATTTCCTAACATGTTACTTATTTTCCccacactgaaaacattttctgaaacagaaatgtaGGTTGGATTTTTGCTGtgataaaagatttattttattaaatttttcataCTCAGCTTTACCATTGGTGCCAACAGATTTATCTACATCTGTACagttattgtattttctttattgtattttctccacacgtctgtaaaaaaaaaaaaagtcaatcaaatcaatgcaaatCTTATATTGGCAGATGTTAAAATCCACAAGGTAAAGTGACTTTGGTACATTATGaggtttacatttatttccctataaaatacatattaaataaaaggtATATATATTATTGTGGTACAAGTGCTGTCGGATGAGTCAATCTTTAGATCGGTGTGCGGTGGTTTCCTGATGGTGAGAAAACCAAATCCACAAAGCAGGCACTGGAAATATTAAACGCTGATTAGCCCAGGATGTTGAAACTTCGAGAGGCTTCAGA from the Gambusia affinis linkage group LG19, SWU_Gaff_1.0, whole genome shotgun sequence genome contains:
- the LOC122821417 gene encoding uncharacterized protein LOC122821417; this encodes MDYKQIEEYFRCGLTNDEILALLAEVHGVILSKRTLERILNKKKLWRRKNKTDVSVVAAFIRQQLETSGQCHGYRWMRQKCWMNGIVTDRETVQVLLRLLDGEGVDLRSRNRLRRRIYYSRGPNYVWHMDGYDKLKPFGIGINGCIDGFSRRLIWLEAYKTNNDPRVIAGYFMDAVIKAEGCPERLRVDLGTENVNAADMQRYLHLTEDQPQSDNVIFGPSTGNQRIERWWLTLRSECIQFWMDLFDKLKADGHFSDNSLDKALIQFCFLHIIQKELNEVVSAWNHHRIHPTHNSQSPHGRPFMMYTVPEVYGTRDYLHSIDLNRVEAC